The following are encoded in a window of Candidatus Paceibacterota bacterium genomic DNA:
- a CDS encoding TM2 domain-containing protein has protein sequence MPNPRASNKIAAGICGILLGSLGVHKFILGYTGAGLIMLLVTVLTCGFGGCVMGIIGLVEGIIYLCKPDEEFVRVYVDGRKEWF, from the coding sequence ATCCCCAACCCTCGGGCGTCGAACAAGATTGCAGCGGGCATATGCGGCATTCTGCTGGGCTCGCTCGGCGTGCATAAGTTCATCCTCGGCTACACGGGCGCGGGGCTGATCATGCTGCTGGTCACGGTGCTCACCTGCGGTTTCGGCGGGTGCGTCATGGGCATTATCGGCCTCGTCGAGGGCATTATCTACCTGTGCAAGCCGGATGAGGAGTTTGTGCGGGTGTATGTTGACGGGCGAAAAGAGTGGTTCTAA
- a CDS encoding DUF4190 domain-containing protein, with translation MYRIIGADGREYGPVPAIQLREWIAEGRANALTRARAEGDTQWKPLTEYLEFAALLSRISPPPAAPRPIHLAPTLRTNSMALASLVMGILSLTCGMCCCYGLPFNLLGIIFALVALSQIGRDPQAQQGRGLAIAGLVLSCFSLVLAALACVLGVALSASDVMRKMERL, from the coding sequence ATGTATAGAATCATCGGAGCAGACGGCAGGGAATACGGGCCGGTCCCGGCGATCCAACTCCGCGAATGGATCGCCGAAGGCCGGGCCAACGCGCTGACGCGAGCGCGGGCCGAAGGGGACACTCAATGGAAGCCGCTGACGGAGTACCTTGAATTCGCCGCATTGCTGAGCCGCATCTCCCCGCCCCCGGCGGCCCCGAGGCCAATCCACCTGGCGCCGACTCTTCGCACTAACTCGATGGCACTTGCCAGCCTGGTCATGGGGATTCTATCACTGACGTGCGGAATGTGCTGCTGCTACGGGCTGCCCTTTAATCTGCTGGGAATCATCTTCGCGCTGGTCGCCTTATCCCAGATCGGGAGGGATCCGCAGGCACAACAGGGCAGGGGCCTGGCCATCGCGGGCCTGGTGCTTTCTTGCTTTAGCCTCGTGCTGGCGGCTCTGGCGTGTGTGCTTGGTGTCGCGCTGAGCGCTTCGGACGTCATGCGCAAGATGGAAAGGCTGTAG
- a CDS encoding DUF2752 domain-containing protein, producing MSESATSFRGIRPVALAGLVLLVAAGLVLFCFDPRRYHFYPVCFFHQTTGLLCPGCGVLRALHQLLHGDLAAAFRFNPMLVVSLPFLIWLGAWSGLKKLRNQPAAISLRPGWLWLMLAGVLLVSLLRNLPGAPFDLLRP from the coding sequence ATGTCCGAATCCGCCACTTCATTCAGGGGCATCCGGCCGGTTGCCCTGGCAGGGTTGGTGTTGCTTGTGGCGGCGGGGTTGGTGCTGTTCTGCTTCGACCCCAGGCGGTACCATTTCTACCCGGTTTGCTTCTTCCACCAGACCACTGGTTTGCTCTGTCCCGGGTGCGGAGTGCTGCGAGCGCTGCACCAATTGCTGCATGGGGACCTGGCGGCAGCCTTTCGTTTTAACCCGATGCTGGTTGTTTCCCTGCCGTTCCTCATCTGGCTGGGCGCGTGGTCTGGCTTGAAGAAGCTGAGGAACCAACCGGCAGCTATCAGCTTGCGGCCGGGATGGTTGTGGCTGATGCTGGCAGGGGTACTGCTGGTCAGCTTGCTGCGAAACCTGCCCGGCGCACCGTTTGACCTGCTGCGGCCTTGA
- a CDS encoding GYF domain-containing protein — protein sequence MYKIIGADQKEYGPVSAEQLRQWMAEGRVTAQTQVLPEGGTEWKALGDLPEFATAASRPVPGISVEPTPGPNAADRVKGPATGLIVTAVLGVIAQIFSLVWHFAGASMMPSDRIPKEAWANMFSGTIGVVSSIIAILLSGLIFFGAMKMKKLESYGLAMTASIIAMIPCLSPCCLIGLPIGIWAVMVLSKEEVKSAFH from the coding sequence ATGTATAAAATAATCGGAGCGGATCAAAAGGAATACGGGCCTGTCTCGGCCGAGCAGCTGCGCCAATGGATGGCCGAAGGTCGCGTTACCGCGCAGACCCAAGTGCTGCCCGAGGGCGGAACCGAATGGAAAGCGCTGGGTGACCTGCCGGAATTTGCGACGGCGGCGTCCAGGCCGGTGCCGGGAATTTCCGTGGAGCCCACCCCGGGACCGAATGCCGCGGACCGGGTGAAAGGGCCGGCCACAGGTTTAATTGTGACGGCCGTCCTGGGGGTCATTGCGCAGATATTTTCCCTCGTCTGGCATTTCGCGGGGGCCTCCATGATGCCGAGCGACCGAATACCCAAAGAGGCATGGGCCAATATGTTCTCGGGCACGATCGGCGTGGTGTCCAGCATAATTGCGATTCTGCTAAGCGGCCTCATCTTCTTCGGCGCGATGAAGATGAAGAAGCTGGAGAGCTACGGCCTGGCGATGACCGCCAGCATCATAGCAATGATTCCCTGCCTCTCGCCGTGCTGCCTGATCGGCCTGCCGATCGGAATTTGGGCCGTCATGGTGCTGTCCAAGGAGGAAGTCAAGAGCGCGTTTCACTGA
- a CDS encoding GYF domain-containing protein, which yields MFRIIGGDQKEYGPVTAEDLRRWAAEGRVNARTPVQAEGTTEWQPLSAFPEFADIVASSLSTPGALPVVGGRPGLPEDILTRDYDLDIGGCVGKAWELLKNNFGLVFGGVAVYLLIQCGMSMVAQIPIVGILVSVGSLIITGPLTGGVYYFLLKVIRGQGAEIGDVFAGFRLAFANLLLGYIVVTLLTCLAMLPGIAIMAFPIAMMAQNNAAEVGPVLLALVGFIVVLIPAVYLAASWMFSLPLIIDKQMDFWPAMGASRRMVGKHWWLVVGLAVVCGLINCAGFLACCVGIFVTLPLTFSAMMYAYESIFSAPASQAA from the coding sequence ATGTTCAGGATCATTGGCGGAGACCAAAAGGAATACGGGCCGGTTACCGCGGAGGACCTGCGCCGCTGGGCGGCCGAAGGCCGCGTCAATGCGCGAACCCCGGTTCAGGCTGAAGGCACCACGGAATGGCAGCCGTTGTCCGCTTTCCCTGAGTTTGCGGACATCGTGGCCTCCAGTCTCTCGACGCCGGGCGCGCTGCCGGTTGTTGGGGGACGTCCCGGGCTGCCGGAAGACATTCTCACTCGCGACTATGACCTGGACATTGGGGGCTGCGTGGGAAAAGCCTGGGAGTTGCTGAAGAACAACTTTGGCCTGGTTTTTGGGGGTGTCGCCGTTTACCTGCTGATCCAATGCGGCATGAGCATGGTGGCGCAGATTCCGATCGTTGGGATACTGGTGTCGGTGGGGAGTCTTATCATTACCGGGCCGCTGACGGGCGGCGTTTACTACTTCCTGCTCAAGGTCATTCGCGGGCAGGGGGCGGAGATCGGGGATGTGTTTGCCGGCTTCCGGCTGGCATTTGCGAACCTGTTGCTGGGCTATATCGTGGTGACCCTCCTCACTTGCCTGGCGATGCTGCCCGGCATCGCGATCATGGCTTTCCCGATCGCCATGATGGCTCAGAATAACGCCGCTGAGGTGGGCCCCGTTCTCCTGGCCCTGGTGGGCTTTATTGTCGTGCTGATTCCGGCCGTCTACCTGGCCGCCAGTTGGATGTTTTCGCTGCCGCTCATTATTGACAAGCAAATGGACTTCTGGCCGGCGATGGGCGCGAGCCGGAGGATGGTGGGCAAACACTGGTGGCTGGTCGTTGGTTTGGCGGTTGTATGCGGGTTGATCAACTGCGCCGGGTTCCTGGCGTGTTGCGTGGGCATCTTCGTCACCTTGCCGCTCACGTTCAGCGCCATGATGTATGCGTATGAGAGCATCTTCTCTGCGCCAGCCTCGCAAGCTGCTTAG
- a CDS encoding type III PLP-dependent enzyme, with the protein MINRRLLKRLAEQHGTPLFVVDHEQLRRNYAQFKRYLPRVQAYYAVKANSDPAIVKTFYEAGGSFDVASMPEFRIVYQYIKDLPDKQRQDWIWDKIIYANPIKANETLRDLNQYKPLVTYDNYEEITKIKKYAPLAGLALRIKVPNTGAMVELSSKFGASPGEAVDMILAADKAGLVVEGLSFHVGSQTTNFQNYVAAINLAANLFREARQRGYTKMNLLDIGGGFPAPYDDSVKPFRELAGIINREIDRLFPRNIEILAEPGRFLVATAAVAVSKIIGKAVRDGKLCYYINDGVYHTFSGVIFDHCHYHLKAFKRGPTQICSVFGPTCDALDVVSLAEQLPANLERGDLLYSENIGAYSHASSTWFNGFAPAKVVHINQ; encoded by the coding sequence ATGATCAACCGCCGCCTTCTCAAGCGACTCGCGGAGCAGCACGGCACGCCGCTCTTCGTGGTGGACCACGAGCAACTGCGCCGCAACTACGCTCAGTTCAAGCGTTACCTGCCGCGCGTCCAGGCTTACTACGCAGTCAAAGCCAACTCCGACCCGGCCATCGTGAAGACGTTCTACGAGGCCGGGGGCAGCTTCGATGTCGCCTCCATGCCGGAGTTCCGCATCGTCTACCAGTACATCAAGGACCTGCCCGACAAACAGCGGCAGGATTGGATCTGGGACAAGATCATCTACGCGAATCCCATCAAGGCCAACGAAACCCTGCGGGACCTCAACCAGTACAAGCCGTTGGTGACCTACGACAACTACGAGGAGATCACGAAGATCAAGAAGTACGCCCCCCTGGCGGGGCTGGCCTTGCGCATCAAGGTGCCCAACACCGGCGCGATGGTCGAGCTCTCCTCCAAGTTCGGCGCCTCACCGGGCGAGGCCGTTGATATGATCCTCGCGGCGGACAAGGCGGGCCTGGTCGTCGAGGGCTTGAGCTTCCATGTCGGCAGCCAAACCACGAACTTCCAGAACTACGTGGCCGCCATCAACCTGGCGGCCAACCTCTTCAGGGAAGCCCGGCAGCGCGGCTACACCAAGATGAACTTGCTCGACATCGGTGGCGGCTTCCCCGCGCCCTATGACGACAGCGTCAAACCGTTCCGCGAATTGGCCGGCATCATCAATCGGGAGATCGACCGGTTATTCCCCAGGAACATCGAGATCCTGGCCGAACCCGGCCGGTTCCTGGTTGCGACCGCCGCTGTCGCCGTCTCCAAGATCATCGGCAAGGCCGTGCGCGACGGGAAGCTCTGCTACTACATCAACGACGGCGTCTATCACACCTTCTCGGGTGTTATATTCGACCACTGCCACTACCACCTCAAGGCCTTCAAACGCGGCCCCACGCAGATCTGTTCCGTGTTCGGCCCCACCTGCGACGCGCTTGACGTGGTGTCGCTGGCCGAGCAACTCCCCGCCAACCTCGAACGGGGCGACCTGCTCTACAGCGAGAACATCGGCGCCTACAGCCACGCCTCCTCCACCTGGTTCAACGGCTTCGCCCCGGCCAAGGTGGTGCACATAAACCAATAA
- a CDS encoding saccharopine dehydrogenase C-terminal domain-containing protein, with amino-acid sequence MLAFNQKILVVGYGAVAQCTLPILVKHIKVPAKQITVVDFENRRSLLSPWLKRGVKFAQERITRANMGARLGKYLGPGDLLIDLAWNIDCCDILQWCHDHGVLYINASVELWDPYENAKGAPPQKMTLYWRHMQIRRMISKWSKPGPTAVVEHGANPGLISHFTKQGLLDIGKRVIKDRKVKGKAADEIRRLMAEQQFNHLAMKLGVKVIHVSERDTQITDKPKQVNEFVNTWSVEGFREEGTTTAEMGWGTHEKELPPLAYEHKDGPRNQICLARMGMNTWVSSWVPDYCIHGMVVRHGEAFTISDRLTVWKNGKAIYRPTVHYAYCPSDSAIASLNELRGYDYRLVEQQRILNDDIISGSDILGALLMGHAYNSWWIGSDLSIEESRRLVPHQNATTMQVAIAVVAAAMWIIENPDRGVLVPDDLPHDYVLKISKPYLGKWISKPADWTPLKHYTNAFQGHNNPQIDRKDPWQFKNFLITDGD; translated from the coding sequence ATGCTCGCATTCAACCAGAAGATACTAGTCGTTGGTTATGGGGCGGTGGCGCAATGCACCCTCCCCATTTTGGTCAAGCATATCAAGGTGCCCGCAAAGCAGATTACGGTGGTGGACTTCGAGAACCGCCGCAGCCTGCTTTCGCCCTGGCTCAAGCGCGGAGTGAAGTTTGCGCAGGAGCGCATCACGCGCGCCAACATGGGCGCGCGGCTGGGCAAGTACCTCGGACCGGGTGATTTGTTGATTGACCTGGCGTGGAATATTGACTGCTGCGACATCCTCCAGTGGTGCCATGACCACGGCGTCCTCTACATCAACGCCTCGGTCGAGCTGTGGGACCCGTACGAGAACGCCAAAGGCGCCCCGCCCCAAAAGATGACCCTCTACTGGCGGCACATGCAAATCCGCCGCATGATTTCCAAGTGGTCCAAGCCCGGCCCGACGGCGGTCGTGGAACACGGCGCGAACCCGGGCCTCATCTCGCACTTCACCAAGCAAGGCTTGCTGGACATCGGCAAACGCGTGATCAAGGACCGCAAGGTTAAAGGCAAGGCCGCCGACGAAATCCGGCGGCTCATGGCGGAGCAGCAATTCAACCACCTGGCGATGAAGCTTGGCGTGAAAGTGATTCACGTCAGCGAACGCGACACCCAGATCACCGACAAGCCGAAGCAGGTAAACGAATTTGTCAACACCTGGAGCGTCGAGGGCTTCCGCGAGGAAGGCACCACCACGGCCGAAATGGGCTGGGGCACGCACGAAAAGGAGTTGCCGCCGCTCGCCTACGAGCACAAGGACGGGCCGCGCAACCAGATTTGCCTCGCCCGCATGGGCATGAATACGTGGGTCTCCTCCTGGGTGCCCGACTACTGCATCCACGGCATGGTGGTGCGTCACGGCGAAGCCTTCACCATCTCCGATCGTTTGACGGTGTGGAAGAACGGCAAGGCGATTTACCGGCCCACCGTGCACTACGCCTACTGTCCGTCCGACTCGGCCATTGCCTCGCTGAACGAGTTGCGCGGCTACGACTACCGGCTCGTGGAGCAGCAGCGCATCCTCAACGACGACATCATCAGCGGCTCCGACATCCTGGGCGCGTTGCTCATGGGCCATGCGTACAACTCATGGTGGATTGGCAGCGACCTCAGCATCGAGGAGTCGCGCCGCCTGGTGCCGCACCAGAACGCGACCACCATGCAGGTCGCCATCGCGGTCGTAGCCGCCGCCATGTGGATCATCGAGAACCCGGACCGCGGCGTGCTCGTGCCCGACGACTTGCCGCATGACTACGTGCTCAAGATCTCGAAGCCCTACCTGGGCAAGTGGATCTCCAAGCCGGCCGATTGGACGCCGCTCAAGCATTACACCAACGCCTTCCAGGGCCACAACAATCCGCAGATTGACCGCAAGGACCCCTGGCAATTCAAGAACTTCCTCATTACCGACGGAGACTGA
- a CDS encoding NAD(P)-dependent oxidoreductase, with protein sequence MSDTVSQRPNPKYAWREVAHEGLPKRSASERVADFLEIYGLYDEATAREQASRCIQCPNPSCVTGCPLCNPIPQWMLLTAEGRFLEAAAVLGSVTNLAEICTRMCPTERLCEGSCVLNGVSEPVSIGAIEQFLAEYAFAHGQAGASTAPPNGLRVAVVGSGPGGLACADELARRGYAVTIVDSALVPGGLLVNGTPAFKVEYSIVQRRIEVLRKRGVVFRLGLKLEENLDFGQLRSEFDAVFLGFDSRKARTLQVPGADLRGVIQALPFILQKTTPVVLDLPVIEVSGKRVVVVGAGDTAMDCLRAAIRYGASEAVCVYRRAEPDMPCTRHEYDNAREEGARFVFQAAPVAVLGNDQRQVAGLRLIRTELGLADSNGLRPIVVRPGTEFDMPADLIVLALGFDRVPCPHSGELSDLAVNDWGGVTVDLNQMTSIPGVFAGGDIVRGPSLVLHAVRDARRAAQQIHAYLSERHQPARA encoded by the coding sequence ATGAGCGACACTGTTTCGCAACGGCCCAACCCGAAGTACGCGTGGCGCGAGGTGGCCCACGAGGGACTGCCCAAACGCTCCGCCTCGGAGCGGGTGGCCGATTTCCTCGAGATCTACGGCCTCTACGACGAGGCGACCGCCCGCGAGCAGGCGAGCCGCTGCATCCAATGTCCCAACCCGAGCTGTGTTACCGGTTGCCCTCTCTGCAACCCTATCCCGCAGTGGATGTTGCTGACCGCCGAGGGCCGGTTCCTCGAAGCCGCCGCCGTGCTGGGCTCCGTCACCAACCTGGCGGAAATCTGCACTCGGATGTGCCCCACCGAACGCCTTTGCGAGGGTTCCTGTGTCCTGAACGGCGTGTCCGAGCCGGTCTCCATCGGCGCCATTGAGCAGTTTCTCGCCGAGTATGCTTTTGCCCACGGGCAGGCTGGTGCGAGCACCGCCCCGCCCAACGGCCTGCGCGTCGCGGTGGTGGGCTCCGGGCCGGGCGGTCTTGCGTGCGCCGATGAACTTGCCCGGCGCGGTTATGCCGTCACCATCGTTGACTCGGCGCTCGTGCCGGGGGGGCTGCTGGTGAACGGCACGCCGGCGTTCAAGGTGGAATACTCCATCGTCCAACGCCGCATTGAAGTGCTGCGGAAGCGGGGCGTGGTCTTCCGCCTGGGCCTTAAGCTCGAGGAGAATCTTGATTTCGGACAATTGCGCAGCGAGTTCGATGCTGTCTTCCTTGGGTTCGACTCCCGCAAAGCCCGGACCTTGCAGGTTCCCGGCGCCGACCTCCGGGGCGTCATCCAGGCCCTGCCATTCATCCTCCAAAAGACCACGCCCGTGGTGCTGGACCTGCCGGTTATCGAAGTCTCCGGCAAGCGCGTCGTAGTCGTGGGCGCCGGCGACACAGCGATGGATTGCCTGCGCGCCGCCATCCGCTACGGCGCAAGCGAGGCCGTGTGCGTCTATCGGCGTGCCGAGCCGGATATGCCGTGCACCCGCCACGAATACGATAACGCCCGCGAGGAAGGTGCGCGATTTGTGTTCCAGGCGGCACCGGTGGCTGTGCTGGGAAACGACCAGCGCCAGGTCGCCGGCCTGCGGCTCATACGCACGGAGCTCGGCCTGGCGGATTCCAATGGGCTCCGCCCAATCGTGGTTCGCCCGGGCACGGAGTTTGACATGCCGGCGGATTTGATTGTGCTGGCGCTGGGCTTTGATCGCGTGCCCTGCCCGCACTCGGGCGAGCTCAGCGACCTCGCTGTCAACGATTGGGGGGGCGTGACAGTGGATTTGAACCAGATGACCAGCATCCCCGGGGTATTTGCCGGCGGTGATATCGTCCGCGGCCCGAGCCTCGTGCTGCACGCAGTCCGCGATGCTCGCCGGGCCGCCCAACAAATCCACGCTTACCTTTCCGAGCGGCACCAGCCGGCCCGCGCTTAA
- a CDS encoding hydrogenase maturation protease: protein MAPAEPELPAALLVIGYGNTLRRDDGVGPRVAETVASLALPGVRALVCPLLTPELAEAVSEARLVIFVDAAVDAPRQVQMRKLLPAASSQIMAHAASPATLLAVARDVFGHAPEAWWLTIPVEDIGIGEELSPLAQRGFEHAVAEVKQRAADPRSG, encoded by the coding sequence ATGGCACCGGCAGAACCAGAACTGCCAGCAGCCCTGCTGGTCATCGGCTACGGCAACACGCTGCGGCGGGATGACGGTGTAGGGCCCAGGGTGGCGGAAACGGTGGCATCGCTGGCGCTGCCGGGCGTTCGCGCGCTGGTTTGCCCGTTGCTGACGCCCGAACTCGCGGAGGCGGTTTCGGAAGCGCGCCTCGTCATTTTTGTGGATGCGGCAGTGGATGCGCCACGCCAAGTGCAAATGCGCAAGCTCTTGCCCGCGGCGAGTTCTCAAATCATGGCCCACGCGGCCAGCCCGGCGACTTTGCTGGCGGTGGCGCGGGACGTGTTTGGCCATGCGCCCGAGGCCTGGTGGCTGACCATCCCCGTCGAGGACATTGGCATCGGGGAGGAACTCTCACCGCTGGCACAACGCGGCTTCGAACACGCGGTGGCAGAGGTTAAGCAGCGCGCCGCCGATCCGCGTAGCGGTTAA
- a CDS encoding sugar phosphate isomerase/epimerase yields the protein MNPYSRNIGTLMQVILCLLIWTCASASLVFRAAEPVLPNKGDYRLFARTNLAAWCIVPFDAKARGPEERAAMLEKLGLKLFAYDYRANHIPTFDAEIEALRRHDVRLLAWWFPWEMNDEARLILDVLRRHNLRGVQLWVSGGGQPTRNHAEQEARVEAEAARIRLIAEAGAKLGSPVALYNHGAWLGDPENQIAVIEFLRQRGVTNVGIVYNLHHGHDHLDRFPALLSKMKPHLLALNLNGMTRDGEKLGKKILPLGQGDLDLKLLRIIRDSRWHGPLGILNHTDEDAQVRLQDNLDGFDWLVAQIEGRPPGPKPTPRSWRNPD from the coding sequence ATGAATCCTTACTCCCGAAATATCGGCACCCTGATGCAGGTGATCCTCTGCCTCCTGATTTGGACCTGCGCCTCAGCGTCTCTCGTCTTCCGCGCCGCTGAGCCGGTCCTGCCAAACAAGGGCGATTACCGCCTATTTGCCCGGACGAACCTGGCCGCCTGGTGCATTGTGCCGTTCGACGCCAAAGCGCGCGGGCCGGAAGAACGGGCGGCGATGCTCGAGAAGCTGGGCCTTAAGTTGTTCGCCTACGATTACCGCGCCAATCACATCCCGACGTTCGATGCTGAAATCGAGGCGCTCAGGCGTCACGATGTCCGACTGCTGGCGTGGTGGTTCCCCTGGGAGATGAACGACGAAGCGCGGCTAATCCTGGACGTGCTCCGGCGCCACAATCTGCGCGGCGTCCAGCTTTGGGTCAGTGGAGGGGGCCAGCCGACCAGGAACCATGCGGAGCAGGAAGCCCGCGTTGAAGCGGAGGCGGCGCGCATCCGTCTCATCGCCGAGGCGGGGGCCAAACTGGGCAGCCCGGTCGCCCTATATAACCACGGGGCTTGGCTTGGCGACCCGGAAAACCAAATCGCCGTCATTGAGTTTCTGAGGCAGCGGGGCGTCACCAATGTGGGCATTGTCTATAACCTGCACCACGGCCATGATCACCTCGACCGTTTCCCCGCCTTGCTGAGTAAGATGAAACCTCACCTGCTCGCGCTCAACCTCAATGGCATGACCCGCGATGGGGAGAAGCTCGGCAAGAAGATTTTGCCCCTTGGCCAGGGGGACCTTGACCTGAAGCTGCTGCGCATCATACGCGATAGCCGCTGGCACGGCCCGCTTGGCATTCTGAACCACACCGACGAGGATGCCCAGGTCCGCCTGCAGGACAACCTCGACGGTTTCGACTGGCTGGTCGCGCAGATCGAGGGCCGGCCACCCGGTCCCAAGCCCACGCCCCGCTCCTGGCGCAACCCCGATTAG
- a CDS encoding Ni/Fe hydrogenase subunit alpha, whose product MAQRIVIDPVTRIEGHAKISIFLDDAGNVSDAEFHVVEFRGFEKFCEGRPYSEMPGITPRICGICPVSHLLAAAKAGDAIMAVDIPPAADKLRRLMNLGQIIQSHALSFFHLSAPDFLLGWDTPPATRNVFGLIASNADLARAGIRLRQFGQEIIQVLGGQKIHPAWAVPGGVRSSITEQDRARLRAWLPEAYATIATAFDLFKKVLETHKKEVQIFGNFPSLFMGLVDPDGGWEHHGGKLRFTDSSGSVIADQLDPQKYYEYISESVQTSSYLKSPYYSPLGIPDGMYRVGPLARLNVAEQMGTPKADAELKKFKKLTRGDNAVISSFHYHYARLIEILTSIERVEAYMDDADLLSEDLRADAGINSLRGVGVSEAPRGTLFHDYTVDRDGLLKKVNMIVATGQNNLAMNQTVAQIARHYVRGNKITEPMLNRVEHGIRCYDPCLSCSTHAVGQMPLHIRLIGPGGAVLDELARG is encoded by the coding sequence ATGGCTCAACGTATTGTCATTGACCCCGTGACCCGCATCGAGGGCCACGCCAAGATCAGCATCTTCCTGGACGACGCCGGCAATGTGTCCGACGCCGAGTTCCACGTGGTGGAGTTCCGCGGGTTCGAGAAGTTCTGCGAGGGCCGGCCCTACAGCGAGATGCCCGGCATTACCCCGCGCATCTGCGGTATCTGTCCCGTGAGCCACTTGCTGGCTGCGGCCAAGGCGGGCGACGCCATCATGGCCGTTGATATCCCGCCCGCCGCCGACAAGCTGCGCCGGCTCATGAACCTCGGCCAGATCATCCAGAGCCATGCCTTGAGCTTCTTCCACCTGAGCGCGCCAGATTTCCTGCTCGGCTGGGACACGCCCCCGGCCACGCGGAACGTATTTGGCCTGATCGCCTCGAACGCCGACCTGGCCCGCGCCGGCATCCGACTCCGCCAATTCGGCCAGGAGATCATCCAGGTGCTCGGCGGCCAGAAGATTCACCCGGCCTGGGCGGTGCCCGGCGGTGTCCGCAGCTCCATCACCGAGCAAGACCGCGCGCGCCTCCGCGCCTGGCTGCCCGAAGCCTATGCCACCATTGCGACGGCATTCGACCTCTTCAAGAAGGTGCTCGAAACGCACAAGAAGGAAGTCCAGATTTTTGGCAACTTCCCCTCCCTCTTCATGGGGCTGGTGGATCCGGATGGCGGCTGGGAACATCACGGCGGCAAGCTTCGGTTCACCGATAGCAGCGGCAGTGTGATCGCCGACCAGCTCGATCCGCAGAAGTACTACGAATACATCAGCGAATCGGTGCAAACGTCCTCCTACCTGAAGTCGCCCTATTATTCGCCCCTGGGCATCCCGGACGGCATGTACCGGGTCGGGCCGCTGGCCCGCCTGAACGTGGCTGAGCAGATGGGCACGCCCAAGGCCGACGCCGAGCTGAAGAAGTTCAAGAAGCTGACACGCGGCGACAACGCGGTGATCTCGTCCTTCCATTATCACTATGCGCGTCTGATTGAAATCCTGACCTCAATCGAGCGCGTCGAGGCCTACATGGACGATGCCGACCTGCTCAGCGAAGACCTGCGCGCCGACGCTGGCATCAACAGCCTCCGCGGCGTGGGCGTCAGCGAGGCCCCCCGCGGCACGCTCTTCCACGATTACACCGTGGACCGCGACGGCCTGCTCAAGAAGGTCAACATGATCGTCGCCACCGGCCAGAACAACCTGGCGATGAATCAGACCGTCGCTCAGATCGCGCGCCATTACGTGCGCGGCAACAAGATAACCGAGCCCATGCTCAACCGCGTCGAGCACGGCATCCGCTGCTACGACCCCTGCCTGAGCTGCTCCACGCACGCCGTCGGACAGATGCCCTTGCACATCCGGCTCATTGGCCCCGGCGGGGCAGTCCTGGACGAACTGGCACGCGGTTGA
- a CDS encoding oxidoreductase: MQTKHEMEAKPDTGRPALLRLATVWFGGCSGCHMSFLDLDEFLIELATRVELVYSPVIDVKEYPEAVDVCLIEGAICNADNLELLHKVRERTKVLVSFGDCAVTANVPAIRNQLGLGNAESVLQRAYIECAQNNPSLPNEPGIVPVLLPRVIPVHEAVRVDYFLPGCPPPADRIKAFLVQVLEGKEPQLEGPQLKFG; the protein is encoded by the coding sequence ATGCAAACGAAGCACGAAATGGAAGCGAAGCCGGACACCGGCCGGCCGGCGCTCCTGCGCCTGGCCACAGTTTGGTTCGGCGGCTGTTCCGGCTGCCACATGTCGTTTCTGGACCTGGACGAGTTCTTGATCGAACTGGCCACCAGGGTCGAATTGGTATACAGCCCCGTCATCGACGTGAAGGAATACCCCGAGGCCGTGGACGTGTGCCTGATCGAGGGCGCCATCTGCAACGCGGATAACCTGGAGCTGCTCCACAAAGTTCGGGAGCGGACCAAAGTCCTTGTCTCGTTCGGCGACTGCGCGGTCACGGCCAACGTGCCCGCCATCCGCAACCAACTCGGCCTGGGGAACGCGGAAAGCGTCCTGCAGCGCGCCTACATCGAGTGCGCTCAGAACAACCCAAGCCTGCCCAACGAGCCGGGCATCGTCCCGGTGCTCCTGCCCCGGGTGATACCCGTGCACGAAGCCGTGCGGGTGGACTACTTCCTGCCCGGCTGCCCCCCGCCGGCCGACCGCATCAAGGCCTTCTTGGTCCAAGTGCTCGAAGGCAAGGAGCCGCAGCTTGAAGGTCCCCAGCTCAAATTTGGATAG